GCGCTTTACCGGCGCGGCGCTGCCGGCGGGCGCGGACACGCTGGAACCGCCGCGCTATGTCGCAGAGATTCTGGATGAAGCACCGGCCGGCTACGGCGCGCCGGACCCCGCTGTCGCCATCGCCCCGTGGCCGCGGATCCGTGTGACCGCGATCGGCTTCGGCCCCACGCGCGCCGTGCGCGCCCTGTTGCAAAGCGTGATCCAGCCATGACCCGCCTCGCCCGCTGCGCGCTCTTCTGCCTTGCCCTGATGCTGGTTCCCGCGTGCCATGCCGCCGGATCCGAAGCGGGCCGGCTGCCGCTGGCCTACCGGACCGCGAACGGCGCCTACCCGTGGACCGGGCGCTTGTTCGCCATTTGCTGGCAGGACCTGACGCAGGCGCCCTCACCCCACCTGTGGGAAGCCGGCGACCGCCTCGACCGCCGGACAGTGCCGTCGCGACGGCTATTCACGTATGCGGCACCGTACGGCGAGACGGCGCGCGCCATTGTGCTGCAATGGGATGCGACCACCGAAGCCTTGCGCATCGGGGACAGCGCCTCGATCAACTGGCTGCGCGGCGACCAGACCCACGCCGGCCTGCGCCCGCGCGATACGCGCCTCGGCAATGCCGCAGGCGCACGCGTGCGGGTGGTGGCGCCGCCGGCCTGGTCGCCCGGCAAACCCGGCCACGCCGGCTTTCGCCTGCGCTACAGCCTGCGCCCGCACGTGGCCTGGCATGGCACCGCCGACGGCCTGCTGCACGCCTTCGATGCCGCGACCGGCGACGAGCGCGCCGCGTACCTGCCGGGCGCGCTGCTGCCTTATGCCGTGGCCATGCCGGCCCCCGGCACGCCAACGCTGCCGCCGCCATGTCCGCGCCCGGAAGCGCACGACGTCACCTTGCGCGGCGAATGGCGCACGGTGCTGCTGTGCGGCATCCCGGCCAATGCCGCCGCCGGCAACCCCGCCGCGGTCTTCGCGCTCGACGTCACCGATCCCGAAGGACAGCTGCCGTTCGTGCCGATCTGGGAGATCGCCGCGACCGACGCGCTGCCACTGGCCGCGCGCGGGCCGGTACGCGCGGCGGGCATCCGTGGTCCGGATGGTTTGCGCTGGTTCGCGGTCGTGATCCTCGAAGCAGGCACCAGTGGCGAGGCGGGCGCTGCCCGCGCCGGACTTGCCTTGCTGCCACTGGACAAGCCCGCCAGCGCCGCATGGGGCGGGCAGTACGCGATCCGCACCTTGCCCTTGCCGGAGCGCGATTGCCTGGGCGGCCCACCGGCCAGCAGGCTGGTGGCGGTCAGCGTGCTGTCCGACATGACCGGTGCCGCGCTCGCGGCCTATGCCACCGACGATGCCGGCCAGCTCTGGCGCTTCGCGCTCGCCGACGCGCCGCAGGCCGGCGCAGGCCCTGCCGCGGCCTGCCTGTACCGGATGCAGGTATCCGCGCAACCGGCCAGGGAAGAAGCCCCCGTGCTGCTCGGTTCCCCGAGCGCGCCCGTGGTGGTCTACGGCGCCGGCAACGAACTGGCCGCAGTGCCCGATGACCTTGCCACGCGCAGCGCCTCGGCACGCACGCCCCGGCAGGTCACGGCCCAGGCAGCTGACAACGGCCACATCCTGTGCGCCACGCCCGGCGGCGCGCAGGATATGGGCTGGCGCCTGACCCTGCCCCATGCCGGCGAACAGCTGATCGAGATCGAGCCGGTCTTCCCCGGTTACCTGCTGTTCGTGACCCGCACGCCCGATGGCGCGCAGCGCAGCTACCTGGTACTGGCGGCGACCGGGGAATCCGTCGTGCAGCGCAACTCCGGCGAGCGCCTGCTGGTCGCCACCGGCCAGTTGCTGCCGCCCGGGGCCACCGTGTTCACAACCCGCACCGAATTGCCCGGCACGCCGGCGCAACCGGGCGGTGCCGGGCGCCAGGCGTTTGCCGTCTCGGTGTGGTCGGCCACGGACAACGCCGTCACGCAGATCGCGCAAACGCTGGCCACGCGCCGCACCGGGCGCCTGCGCTGGCGCGAGATCGTCGGCCCGGCCAGGGAGGATACGCCATGATGACCCTGGCAACGGCCTGCCGGCGCAAGCCCGGCTTCAGCCTGATCGAGCTTGTGGCGGCGCTGGCCGTGCTGGCCATCCTCGCGGCCATCGCCGTGCCCGCGTGGCACCGCCATCTGGCGCGCGGCTGGCGTGCGCAGGCCCGCACCGCGCTGACCGGCGCGATGCTGCAGCTGGAGCGGCAAGCGCTCGAGACCATGACCTTTGCCGCCGCGCCCGGGTCCGACATGGTTGCCGGCGAGTGGCCGCTGCGCGTGCCAGCCAATGACCCGGTGCGCCATCTGGTAAGCGCCGCCGCTTGCCCGCAAGCGGAGCTCGATAGCTGTGTCGAACTCCGTGCCGTTCCGCAAGCCGCGGACCCCGAATGCGGCACGCTGATCCTGCGCAGCACCGGCCAGTGGCTGGCGCTGCCCGATGGCGCTGCGGTCCCGCAACCGTTGCCGCCCCATTGCTGAGGCCACGATGAACACACGATGGCATGCCGGCAGGCCTCGACGCACGGGTGGACTGACGCTGGTCGAACTGGTCGCCGGCCTGGTAATTCTTGGCGTGTTCACGGCCGCGGCCTATCCGTTCTTCAGCGGCATGCTCGCACGCCAGCAGGTCACGCTGGCGGCCGACCGGCTGGCGATGTCGCTGGCGCTGGCGCGCGCGACCGCGCTGTCGCGCCGCGTCGAGGTGACGCTGCAGCCGCTGCCGGGCGAGTCCACGCTCAGCCCGGGCTGGCAACTGGTGACGGCCGGCGCCGGCCCCGGCCAGATGGTGGTGCTGTCGGTGGTCGAGCCCGGCACGCCGTGCCTGTCCGTGGCCCTTCGGCAGACCGTGCGCGGCGCCAATGTGCTGAAATTCCTGCCTGTGGGATACTCTCGTTCTGAGCAGGGCGGTTTCCAGGCCGCCACCTTCACGCTTGGCTGCCGTGGCGAACAGCGGCAAGTCAGGCTGGGCGCGCAGGGACGTATCCGACTCTGCACACCCGGCCGCGACGCCGACTGCGAGGCGGAATCCTCCGAACCGCCATGACCTGGCAGCCCTGCCACCTTCCTACCACCTGAACGCAGCGCCAAGGCCCAAGGCCCACCGATCGCCGAATGTTTTCCGATACCGACCACGCCGCCATGCAGCAGGCGCTCGCGCTCGCCGCGCGGGGCATGTTCAACACCACGCCCAATCCGCGCGTCGGCTGCGTGCTGATCAAGGACGGCCAGGTCATCGGACAGGGCTTCACCCAGCCGGCCGGGCAGGACCATGCCGAGATCCAGGCGATGAAAGACGCGCTGGCGCGCGGGCTCGATCCGGCCGGTGCCACCGCCTATGTCACGCTGGAGCCGTGCAGCCATTTCGGCCGCACCCCGCCGTGCGCCGATGCGCTGGTGCGCGCCGGCGTGGCGCGCGTGGTCGCGGCGATGGAAGACCCCAACCCGTCGGTCTCCGGGCGCGGCCTGCAGCGGCTGCGCGATGCCGGCATCGACGTGCGCTGCGGCCTGCTGGAAAAAGAGGCGCGCGACCTGAATATCGGCTTTGTCTCGCGCATGACGCGCGGACTGCCGTGGGTGCGCGTCAAGGTGGCGGCGTCGATGGACGGCGGCACGGCGCTGCACGACGGCACCAGCCAGTGGATCACCGGCCAGGCCGCGCGCGACGACGGGCACGCCTGGCGCGCGCGCGCCTGCGCCATCCTGACCGGCATCGGCACCGTGCGCGACGACAATCCCGCGCTGACGGTGCGGGCCATCGCCACGCCGCGCCAGCCGCAGCGGGTGCTGGTCGATTCCCGCCTCGAAGTGCCGCTCGACGCGCAGATCCTGACGCCGGATACCGGCGAGTTCGCCAGGCCCGTGCTGGTGTTCTGCGCGGTCGAAGACCGCCAGCGGCAGCGCGCGCTGGAAGGCCGCGGCGCCGAAGTCGTGGTGCTGCCCAACCCGCACGGCAAGGTCGAGTTGCGCCGCATGCTGGAAGAACTCGGCCGGCGCGGCATCAACGAATTGCATGTCGAGGCGGGCTTCAAGCTCAACGGTTCGCTGGTGCGCGAGCATTGCGCCGACGAGCTGCTGATCTACCTCGCCCCCAAGCTGCTCGGCGATGCCCAGGGCATGTTCAACCTGCCGCCGCTGGCGCGGCTGCAGGATGCCGAGCAGTTCCACTGGCATGAAGTCCGGCAGATCGGCGACGACCTGCGGCTGATCGCGCGGCGCAACGATGCCTAGCGCCAGCACGCCGGCAGCCAATCCGGAATTCCCAACACCTCAAGCACAAGACTCCACCATGTTTACTGGCATTGTCGCGGCGGTCGGCCGCATTGAATCCGTGACCCCGCTCGGCGCCGCCGCCGACGCCGGCGTGCGCCTGCGCATCGCCGCGGGCGGGCTCGACCTGTCGGATGTCATCATCGGCGACAGCATCGCCATCCAGGGCGCCTGCATGACCGTGATCGCCATGGCGCCCGACGCGTTCGAGGTCGAGGTCTCGCGCGAATCGCTGGACAAGACCGTGGGGCTCGACCGCGCCGGCCGCGTCAACCTGGAGAAGGCGCTGCGCCTGGCCGACCGGCTCGGTGGCCACCTGGTATCGGGGCACGTTGACGGCCTGGGAGAAGTGGTGCATTTCGCGCCGGTGGGCGAGTCGCACGAGCTGCGCATCCGCGCCCCGCGCGAGCTGGCGCGCTACCTCGCCTACAAGGGCTCGGTGGTGGTCAACGGCGTGTCGCTGACCGTCAACCGCGTCGCCGACGAGGCCGACGGCTGCGAGTTCTCGATCAACCTGATTCCGCACACCGTCGAAGTGACCACGCTGCAAGAGCTCAAGCCCGGCGCGCGCGTGAACCTGGAGATCGACCTGATCGCGCGCTACGTGGAGCGGATGCTGTCTGCCGCCCAGGCCCCGGCGTAAGGCGGGAGTAAGGCGGGGGAGTAAGGCGGAGCCTGCCGGCCAGGCGCCGCAGCCTGCACCCCTGCCCGCCCCGTCACCGACGCGCAGCACTTTCGCGGCCTGCGCCTCCCGCGTGGGCCGCCTTGGCGTACAATAGCCGGCTTGACTGGGCAGCCTGCCGGGCGTATATGGCCCCGCCGGCCCGGCCCGAAGCCCCGCCTCAGTCCGGCCGCTTTCCACCGCGGCCACGGTTCCTGCCACAGCCATTCGCCTGATTTCCGCCCCAACCTGCCGTTCAGCACGCCATGACAATCGCCCGTACCGAAGACATCATTGCCGACATTCGCGCCGGCCGCATGGTCATCCTAGTCGACGAGGAAGACCGCGAAAATGAGGGCGACCTGGTCCTGGCGGCCGATTTCGTCACGCCGGAGGCGATCAACTTCATGGCCAAGCATGGCCGCGGCCTGATCTGCCTGACGCTGACCGCCGAGCGCTGCCGCCAGCTCGACCTGCATCCTATGGTGAGCCGCAACGGCACCCAGCACGGCACCAACTTCACCGTCTCGATCGAGGCGGCCGAGGGCGTGACCACCGGCATTTCCGCCGCCGACCGCGCCCGCACCGTGCAGGCCGCCGTCGCCCGCGATGCGAAGCCAGCCGACCTGGTCCAGCCCGGCCATATCTTCCCGCTGACGGCGCAGCCCGGCGGCGTGCTGATCCGCGCCGGCCATACCGAGGCCGGCTGCGACCTGGGCGCGCTGGCCGGCCTGACGCCGGCGGCGGTGATCTGCGAGATCATGAAGGACGACGGCACCATGGCGCGCCTGCCCGACCTGGTCGAGTTCGCGCAGGAGCATGACCTGAAGATCGGCACCATCGCCGACCTGATCCACTACCGCAGCCGCACCGAGAGCATTATCGAGCGCGTCGGCGAGCGCGCCATGCAAACCCCGTACGGCACCTTCCACAGCATCGCCTACCGCGACAAGCCGACCGGCCAGGCCCACCTGGCGCTGGTCAAGGGCAAGCCCACGCCGGAACAGGAAACGCTGGTGCGCGTGCACGAGCCGTTCTCGGTGCTGGACCTGCTGGAAGTGAAATGCACGACGCACTCGTGGAGCATCCCGGCGGCGATGCAGGCGATCGCCGAGTCCGAGCGCGGCGTGATCGTGCTGCTGAACTGCGGCGACACCGTCGAGCAGCTGTTCACGCAGTTCAGCGCGCTCGACGCGCCGCAGTCGCGGCCGCGCCGCAAGCCCGACCTGCGCACCTATGGCATGGGCGCGCAGATCCTGAAGGATGTCGGCGTCGGCAAGATGCGTGTGCTGGCCGCCAAGCAGCGCATGCCCAGCATGACCGGCTTCGACCTGGAAGTGACCGGCTACCAGCCGATGAGCGGCCAGGCCGACTGAGCCGGCCCCAGGACCGAGCCATCCCCCAATACCCGGGCCGCGGCGCCTGCCGCCGCGGCCCTCCCGAAAACTGGAGAACTGAACAATGGATCACGGCTTCTACCCCAGCAACCTCGACGGTGAAGGCCTGCGTATCGGCATCGTGCAGGCGCGCTTCAACGAGCCGGTCTGCGCCGAACTGCTCGAGGCCTGCGTGGCCGAGCTGGAACAGCTCGGCGTCGAGGGCGAAGACACCCTGGTGGTGACCGTCCCGGGCGCGCTGGAAGTCCCGCTGGCGCTGCAGAAGATGTGCGAGAGCGGCCAGTTTGACGCGCTGGTCGCGCTGGGCGCCGTGGTGCGCGGCGAGACCTATCACTTCGAGCTGGTCTCGAACGAGTCGGGCGCCGGCATCACCCGCGTCGGCCTGGACTTCAACGTGCCGATCGCCAACGGCATCCTGACCGTCGACACCGACGAGCAGGCCCATGCCCGCACCCGCGAAAAGGGCCGCGACTGCGCCCGCGCCGCGGTGGAGATGGCCAACCTGGTGGCGGCGCTGGATTCGCTGCGCGGCCAGGAAGACGAAGACGAGGACGACGATGAGTGATACGTCGAACACCCCGGACGACGCCGGCAAGGGCGCCGGCGCCAAGCCCGCCGCGGCCCGCACCGAAGCCAAGGCGCCGCCCAAGAGCGCGCGCCGGCGCTCGCGCGAGCTGGCCCTGCAGGGCCTGTACCAGTGGCTGCTGAACCGCAACGACATCGGCGCGATCCAGGCCCACCTGCATGACGCCCAGGGCTTCAACAAGGCCGATCGCGAGCATTTCGACGCGCTGCTCAATGGCGCCGTGCGCGAAGAGGCCCGCCTGACCGCCGCGTTCGAGCCGTTCCTGGACCGTTCCGTCGACGAGCTGTCGCCGGTCGAGCGCGCCGCGCTGCTGGTCGGCAGCTATGAGCTGGTGCACTGCCTCGACATCCCGTACAAGGCGGTCATCAACGAAGCGGTCGAGCTGACCAAGACCTTCGGCGGCGTCGAGGGCTACAAGTACGTCAACGGCGTGCTCGACAAGCTGGCCGCCCAGGTGCGCGCCGCCGAGGTGGCCGCGCGCCGCTGAGCCGCCCCGGCCGAACTCACCGCCGCGGCCCCGCCGTGCCGTCGCGCTGGCCTGGCGCCAGCGCCGATGAAGACGACACCCGCCGCGGCGGGTGTTTTCATTCCTACTGATCCCTTTGCTGAACGGGCCTCCTGCCCGCCCGGAACACCATGGACTTGCAGCACCTGGCTACCGCCTCCCGCCTCGCCAACATCGACGCCTTCCATGTGATGGAGCTGGCCAAGCAGGCCGCCGCGCTGGAGCGCGCCGGCCGCCATATCGTGCACATGGGCATCGGTGAGCCGGACTTCACCGCCGCCGAGCCGGTGGTGCGCGCCGCCGAGGCCGCCATGCGCCGCGGCGTCACGCAGTACACCGGGGCGCTCGGCATCCATCCGCTGCGCGAGGCCATCGCCGGCTATTACCAGACCGCTTACGGCCTGGAGATCCCGGCGCGGCGCGTGATCGTCACCGCCGGCGCCTCGGGCGCGCTGCTGCTGGCGTGCGCGGTGCTGGTCGAGATCGGCGCCGAAGTGCTGATGCCGGACCCGAGCTACCCATGCAACCGCCACTTCGTCGCCGCCTTCGACGGCGTCGCGCGCATGATCCCGAGCGGCCCGGCCGAGCGCTTCCAGCTGACCGCCGCGCAGGTCGAGGCCAACTGGGGCGAGCAGACCCGCGGCGTGCTGCTGGCGTCGCCGTCCAACCCGACCGGCACCTCGATCCTGCCCGACGAACTCGCGCGGATCCTGCAGGCGGTGCGGGCGCGCCACGGCTTCGCCATCCTCGACGAGATCTACCAGGGCCTGTCCTACGATGCCGCGCCGGTGTCGGCGCTGAGCCTGGACCCGAACGTGGTCACGGTGAATAGCTTCTCGAAGTACTTCAACATGACCGGCTGGCGCCTGGGCTGGCTGGTGGTGCCGGAGGCACTGGTCGAGGCCTTCGAGAAGGTGGCGCAGAACCTGTTCATCTGCGCGTCGGCGGTGGCGCAGTACGCCGCGCTGGCGTGCTTCACGCCCGAGGCGCTGGCCATCTACGACGAGCGCAAGGCCGAATTCCGCCGTCGCCGCGACCTGATCGTGCCGGCGCTGGAGTCGCTGGGCCTGCGCGTGCCGGTGCGCCCCGACGGCGCCTTCTATGTGTATGCGGACTGCCGCGGCGTCAACCACCCCGCCGCCGGCGACGCCGACCGCCTGACGCAGGCCATGCTGCACGACGCGGGCGTGGTGATGGTGCCGGGGCAGGACTTCGGCCCGCATACGGCCCGGGACTACATCCGGATCTCGTACGCGACCTCGCGCGAGAATATCGAAGAGGCGATGGCGCGGCTGGGCAAGCTGTTCCGCTGACCACACCCGGCCGCTGCGGCGGCGGGCAAAAGAAAAGCACCCCGCGGGGTGCTTTTCTTCTGGGCGATGCCGGGCGCCAGGCTCAGGCGTTGTGCGGCCCGTTATTGGCTTCCAGCTTCTCGGTCGGCGCGTGCTCGACCGGCGCCTTGTCCTCGGCCGCAGGCTTGTCGGCATTGGCGGGCGCGCTGCGCACGCCGATCAGCTGGCGCAGGCGGGCGCGCTCGGCCAGCACCTTGGCGCCGTAGCCGCCGTCGGTGGCCGTGGTGGCGCCGACGTAGTACTTCAGGCCACCCTCGAGCGAGCCGGCGCGGGCGATGCAGTCCTTGAGCACCAGCGCGCCGATCTTGATGTTGGCGTACGGGTTCAGCGCCGCGGACACGCCGCCGACGGCTTCGTACTTGTCCTGGTGGACCTTGGTCATGACCTGCATCAGGCCCTGCGCGCCCATGCCGCTTTCGGCGTACGGGTTGAAGCTGGACTCGATCGCGATCACGCCCAGGATCAGCAGCGGATCGATGCCGACCTCGCGCCCGGTCAGGTAGGCCGCCTTGACCAGCTGCGCGGTAGCCTGCGCCGCCACGCGGTACTTGCGGGCGATATAGTCCGCCACCGCGGCCTGCTCGCGCGCGCTGCCCAGCGTGGCGCCGGTGCTGCGGGCGTCCATGGCCACGCGCGTCACCGGGATCTGCGCGGCCAGGTGCGCGACCGACGGCACCTTGGTATTGGCCGCCAGGCTCCATTCGTCGACGCCCGACACGGTCGGCAGGCCGAGCTTGCCGCCGCGGCCAGCGCCATAGCCCAGCTTGGCCGCCGCGACGTCCGCCGTGCTGGGCGGGACGGCGCTGGATACGGCCGGGCTGTGGGCCGGGCCGTGCGCAGCGGGAGCAGTGCCGGCATGCGCGGGCGCGGCCACGGCGGCGCTCACCAGCACCGCCGGCGCTTCGTCGCCGGCCAGCAAGGCGGCCAGCGTGGTTCGCCATTCCTGGCTCACCGACAGCGACACCGCCGAAACCACCGCCATCACGCCCAGGCTGTTCAGGGCGTACTTCAGCGTCGTGCGGCCACCGCGCAAGGCGCGGCCCGCGACCGGATGCGCGAGGCGGACCTGCAATGCCCGACTCACTCCGGGTACCGGCTGTCGAAGGCGGACCTGCAGGGCCCGCCCGATGCCGGGAAGATGAAGGGTTTTCCAACCGCTCATGCTTACCTCCATCCGTTGCCCGCTTCGCGTGCCCGACTGCGGCATGCGCCCGATCTCAACGTACTCAAGTAAGGATGCCGCGCCGTCTAGCAGTGACGACCAAGCACCTGTTGGCAGGGCGCTCCCCATGCGCCCAACTGGAAACAGGCCGCGCCCTGGGGGAGCGCTACCTGCCACGACTTAACTCTCTACACTCCGGCAAGTCGCCGGAGGCGACCGGTCACCCGCCATGCGCGCGGGTCTATGACATCGGTCCTTGCTGGAGGGACTTTCTGGCACGTTGTTTTGATGTGCACCCCTTGACACAGGGGGAAAATCCATGTTGCGACGCAACACTCCATGGAGCAGACCGGATTGTAGAAACGGTGTTATATCCCGTCAAGAATAATAAATCGATAATTCACTACTTCCAGTTATTTGTAACAAGGCGGTTTTGGTCGGTCCGGCATCACTCGGACGCCCGCAAACGCAGGCGTGGCCTTGGCTCGCCGCGTTACGGCCCGCCCCGGGGCGGGCAAAAAACTTACAATTTCCGCGGCACCGGCCGGACGATTTTTTTGCCGCCGCCCCGAGGAATGTGTATCGTCACCGACCTGACCGCCGCCTCCCTGATCCGGTGCGCAATGCCGCACCACAACAGAATTCACCATGCAATACAAAGACTTGCGCGATTTCATCGGCCAGCTCGAAGGGCTCGGCGAGCTGCGGCGCATCGCCCGCCCGGTGTCGCCCAACCTGGAAATGACCGAAATCTGCGACCGCCTGCTGCGCGCCGGCGGCCCCGCGGTCGTCTTCGAGCAACCTGCGGGCGCTCCCCATGGCGACATCTATAGCGTGCCGGTGCTGGCCAATCTGTTCGGCACGACACGCAGAGTCGCATTTGGCATGGGCGCCGAATCGATGGAAGACCTGCGCGACATCGGCCGGGTGCTGTCGGCGCTGAAGGAACCGGAGCCGCCGCGCGGGCTGCGCGAGGCCGGCAAGCTGTTCACGCTGGCCAAGTCGGTGTGGGACATGGCCCCGAAGCGCGTCAGCAGCCCGGCCTGCCAGGAGGTGGTGTGGGAAGGCAACGACGTCGACCTGGCGCGCCTGCCGATCCAGACCTGCTGGCCCGGCGATGCCGCCCCGCTGATCACCTGGGGCCTGGTCGTGACCAAGGGCCCGCACAAGAAGCGCCAGAACCTTGGCATCTACCGCCAGCAGGTGATCGGCCGCAACCAGGTGATCATGCGCTGGCTGGCGCACCGCGGCGGCGCGCTCGACTTCCGCGAGCATGCGCTGGCCAACCCCGGCAAGCCCTTCCCGATCGCGGTGGCGCTGGGCGCCGACCCGGCCACCATCCTGGGCGCGGTGACGCCGGTGCCCGATACCCTGTCCGAATACCAGTTCGCCGGCCTGCTGCGCGGCAGCCGCACCGCGCTGGCGGGCTGCCTGACGCCGACGCTGTCCGAGCTGAGCGTGCCGGCGTCGGCCGAGATCGTGCTGGAAGGCCATATCCAGCCCGATCCCAACCACCCGTCCGGCTACCAGCACGCGCTCGAGGGTCCGTTCGGCGACCACACCGGCTACTACAACGAGCAGGACTGGTTCCCGGTCTTCACCATCGACCGCATCACCATGCGGCGCGACCCGATCTACCACTCCACCTACACCGGCAAGCCGCCCGACGAGCCGGCCGTGCTGGGCGTGGCGCTGAACGAGGTGTTCGTGCCGCTGCTGCAGAAGCAGTTCCCGGAAATCACCGACTTCTACCTGCCGCCCGAGGGCTGCAGCTACCGCATGGCGCTGGTGCGGATGAAGAAGCAGTACGCCGGCCATGCCAAGCGCGTGATGTTCGGCGTGTGGAGCTTCCTGCGGCAGTTCATGTATACGAAGTTCATCGTGGTGGTCGACGACGATGTCGACGT
This Cupriavidus nantongensis DNA region includes the following protein-coding sequences:
- a CDS encoding type IV pilin protein gives rise to the protein MTLATACRRKPGFSLIELVAALAVLAILAAIAVPAWHRHLARGWRAQARTALTGAMLQLERQALETMTFAAAPGSDMVAGEWPLRVPANDPVRHLVSAAACPQAELDSCVELRAVPQAADPECGTLILRSTGQWLALPDGAAVPQPLPPHC
- a CDS encoding GspH/FimT family pseudopilin is translated as MNTRWHAGRPRRTGGLTLVELVAGLVILGVFTAAAYPFFSGMLARQQVTLAADRLAMSLALARATALSRRVEVTLQPLPGESTLSPGWQLVTAGAGPGQMVVLSVVEPGTPCLSVALRQTVRGANVLKFLPVGYSRSEQGGFQAATFTLGCRGEQRQVRLGAQGRIRLCTPGRDADCEAESSEPP
- the ribD gene encoding bifunctional diaminohydroxyphosphoribosylaminopyrimidine deaminase/5-amino-6-(5-phosphoribosylamino)uracil reductase RibD — encoded protein: MFSDTDHAAMQQALALAARGMFNTTPNPRVGCVLIKDGQVIGQGFTQPAGQDHAEIQAMKDALARGLDPAGATAYVTLEPCSHFGRTPPCADALVRAGVARVVAAMEDPNPSVSGRGLQRLRDAGIDVRCGLLEKEARDLNIGFVSRMTRGLPWVRVKVAASMDGGTALHDGTSQWITGQAARDDGHAWRARACAILTGIGTVRDDNPALTVRAIATPRQPQRVLVDSRLEVPLDAQILTPDTGEFARPVLVFCAVEDRQRQRALEGRGAEVVVLPNPHGKVELRRMLEELGRRGINELHVEAGFKLNGSLVREHCADELLIYLAPKLLGDAQGMFNLPPLARLQDAEQFHWHEVRQIGDDLRLIARRNDA
- a CDS encoding riboflavin synthase, translating into MFTGIVAAVGRIESVTPLGAAADAGVRLRIAAGGLDLSDVIIGDSIAIQGACMTVIAMAPDAFEVEVSRESLDKTVGLDRAGRVNLEKALRLADRLGGHLVSGHVDGLGEVVHFAPVGESHELRIRAPRELARYLAYKGSVVVNGVSLTVNRVADEADGCEFSINLIPHTVEVTTLQELKPGARVNLEIDLIARYVERMLSAAQAPA
- the ribBA gene encoding bifunctional 3,4-dihydroxy-2-butanone-4-phosphate synthase/GTP cyclohydrolase II, with product MTIARTEDIIADIRAGRMVILVDEEDRENEGDLVLAADFVTPEAINFMAKHGRGLICLTLTAERCRQLDLHPMVSRNGTQHGTNFTVSIEAAEGVTTGISAADRARTVQAAVARDAKPADLVQPGHIFPLTAQPGGVLIRAGHTEAGCDLGALAGLTPAAVICEIMKDDGTMARLPDLVEFAQEHDLKIGTIADLIHYRSRTESIIERVGERAMQTPYGTFHSIAYRDKPTGQAHLALVKGKPTPEQETLVRVHEPFSVLDLLEVKCTTHSWSIPAAMQAIAESERGVIVLLNCGDTVEQLFTQFSALDAPQSRPRRKPDLRTYGMGAQILKDVGVGKMRVLAAKQRMPSMTGFDLEVTGYQPMSGQAD
- the ribH gene encoding 6,7-dimethyl-8-ribityllumazine synthase; its protein translation is MDHGFYPSNLDGEGLRIGIVQARFNEPVCAELLEACVAELEQLGVEGEDTLVVTVPGALEVPLALQKMCESGQFDALVALGAVVRGETYHFELVSNESGAGITRVGLDFNVPIANGILTVDTDEQAHARTREKGRDCARAAVEMANLVAALDSLRGQEDEDEDDDE
- the nusB gene encoding transcription antitermination factor NusB, which produces MSDTSNTPDDAGKGAGAKPAAARTEAKAPPKSARRRSRELALQGLYQWLLNRNDIGAIQAHLHDAQGFNKADREHFDALLNGAVREEARLTAAFEPFLDRSVDELSPVERAALLVGSYELVHCLDIPYKAVINEAVELTKTFGGVEGYKYVNGVLDKLAAQVRAAEVAARR
- a CDS encoding pyridoxal phosphate-dependent aminotransferase, giving the protein MDLQHLATASRLANIDAFHVMELAKQAAALERAGRHIVHMGIGEPDFTAAEPVVRAAEAAMRRGVTQYTGALGIHPLREAIAGYYQTAYGLEIPARRVIVTAGASGALLLACAVLVEIGAEVLMPDPSYPCNRHFVAAFDGVARMIPSGPAERFQLTAAQVEANWGEQTRGVLLASPSNPTGTSILPDELARILQAVRARHGFAILDEIYQGLSYDAAPVSALSLDPNVVTVNSFSKYFNMTGWRLGWLVVPEALVEAFEKVAQNLFICASAVAQYAALACFTPEALAIYDERKAEFRRRRDLIVPALESLGLRVPVRPDGAFYVYADCRGVNHPAAGDADRLTQAMLHDAGVVMVPGQDFGPHTARDYIRISYATSRENIEEAMARLGKLFR
- a CDS encoding lytic transglycosylase domain-containing protein, giving the protein MSGWKTLHLPGIGRALQVRLRQPVPGVSRALQVRLAHPVAGRALRGGRTTLKYALNSLGVMAVVSAVSLSVSQEWRTTLAALLAGDEAPAVLVSAAVAAPAHAGTAPAAHGPAHSPAVSSAVPPSTADVAAAKLGYGAGRGGKLGLPTVSGVDEWSLAANTKVPSVAHLAAQIPVTRVAMDARSTGATLGSAREQAAVADYIARKYRVAAQATAQLVKAAYLTGREVGIDPLLILGVIAIESSFNPYAESGMGAQGLMQVMTKVHQDKYEAVGGVSAALNPYANIKIGALVLKDCIARAGSLEGGLKYYVGATTATDGGYGAKVLAERARLRQLIGVRSAPANADKPAAEDKAPVEHAPTEKLEANNGPHNA
- the ubiD gene encoding 4-hydroxy-3-polyprenylbenzoate decarboxylase, which gives rise to MQYKDLRDFIGQLEGLGELRRIARPVSPNLEMTEICDRLLRAGGPAVVFEQPAGAPHGDIYSVPVLANLFGTTRRVAFGMGAESMEDLRDIGRVLSALKEPEPPRGLREAGKLFTLAKSVWDMAPKRVSSPACQEVVWEGNDVDLARLPIQTCWPGDAAPLITWGLVVTKGPHKKRQNLGIYRQQVIGRNQVIMRWLAHRGGALDFREHALANPGKPFPIAVALGADPATILGAVTPVPDTLSEYQFAGLLRGSRTALAGCLTPTLSELSVPASAEIVLEGHIQPDPNHPSGYQHALEGPFGDHTGYYNEQDWFPVFTIDRITMRRDPIYHSTYTGKPPDEPAVLGVALNEVFVPLLQKQFPEITDFYLPPEGCSYRMALVRMKKQYAGHAKRVMFGVWSFLRQFMYTKFIVVVDDDVDVRDWKEVIWAITTRVDPSRDTVLVDNTPIDYLDFASPVSGLGSKMGIDATDKWPGETTREWGTPITMDAAVKAKVDTLWETLFDRPAGR